A genome region from Populus alba chromosome 3, ASM523922v2, whole genome shotgun sequence includes the following:
- the LOC118034162 gene encoding uncharacterized protein isoform X1 yields the protein MTVNLGSSSCLSLLFSHSPPPVSKLFPKPNYTTTATLISLVFSFNKTTPFLSTSRTPSLKPLPFSLSQSDNEIVDNTNSVLSLNEESLSRVSAAKDANEALQIIAEITNRSNGLVSVTDCCGIITAAIDRCNADLALSVFYAMRSSFDQGDAEIERWKWSRPDVSVYTSLVQGLAAALKVSDALKMIDYICRIGVSPSEEVPFGKVVRCPTCMIAVAVAQPQHGIQIASCAKCRYQYELVSGDITSIDSEAISMDLPAWERGLRFLQIMKQSIPAAVHSIVVQTPSGMARTQRFATETVDLPAQEGERVTISSAAPSNIYRNVGPFKFSPKAPNVYPGEPLCLMNHENDRESLLLRAPVKDEKLSLLNPSVLVPLLAVLATGDAASGIIDPSLPQFLLVAAISSLGVGATLNKLVLPRLNQLPQKSVDVTAIKQKLLSQYDVLQSRIKELKEAAEKEVWMLARMSQLENKIFAVGELSYRARMDRVKRVREGLEKSLKGLIGLIDSYARISSMIEIEVEMDSDVLAAEAMSNVESIAEQIQKIMELENLEERWRLQAEANDEAERLLSSQPVPTEQV from the exons atgacagTAAACTTAGGCTCCTCCTCCTGCCTCTCTCTCTTGTTCTCACACTCTCCTCCTCCAGTCTCCAAACTCTTTCCAAAACCAAACTACACTACTACAGCCACTCTCATCTCCCTcgtattttctttcaataaaacCACTCCATTCCTTTCCACTTCAAGAACACCGTCTTTAAAACCACTCCCTTTTTCCCTAAGCCAATCCGATAACGAAATCGTTGACAACACCAACTCTGTGTTATCACTAAACGAAGAGTCACTTTCTAGAGTCTCCGCTGCTAAAGACGCCAATGAAGCATTACAAATTATCGCCGAAATTACTAACAGAAGCAACGGTTTAGTTAGTGTAACCGATTGTTGTGGTATTATAACTGCCGCCATTGATCGCTGCAATGCCGATTTggctctctctgttttttacgCTATGCGTTCCAGCTTCGACCAAG GTGATGCTGAGATTGAGAGATGGAAATGGTCACGGCCGGATGTCAGTGTTTACACGTCATTAGTTCAAGGTCTTGCTGCGGCTTTGAAGGTTTCTGACGCTCTTAAAATGATTGATTATATTTGCCGCATTGGAGTGTCGCCTAGCGAAGAG GTTCCGTTCGGGAAGGTAGTGAGATGTCCAACTTGTATGATAGCTGTTGCTGTTGCACAACCTCAGCATGGCATTCAG ATTGCATCTTGTGCCAAGTGCCGATACCAGTATGAGCTTGTTTCTGGGGATATCACTAGTATTGACTCAGAAGCAATCAG CATGGATCTTCCAGCTTGGGAAAGGGGGCTGAGATTTTTGCAAATAATGAAGCAAAGTATTCCTGCAGCTGTTCACTCCATTGTG GTACAGACCCCTTCTGGTATGGCACGTACACAGAGATTTGCTACTGAAACAGTCGACCTTCCAGCACAAGAAGGTGAAAGGGTGACCATTTCTTCAGCAGCTCcatcaaatatttatagaaatGTTGGCCCCTTTAAATTTAGTCCAAAGGCGCCCAATGTATACCCTGGAGAACCTTTGTGCCTGATGAACCATGAAAATGATCGGGAGTCACTTCTGTTACGAGCCCCTGTAAAAGATGAAAAGTTATCCTTGCTTAACCCTTCTGTCCTTGTTCCACTTCTTGCTGTCTTGGCTACTGGAGACGCTGCATCTGGTATTATTGATCCCAGCTTGCCCCAGTTCCTTTTAGTTGCTGCTATTTCTTCTCTGGGTGTTGGAGCTACTCTAAATAAACTAGTTCTCCCGAGATTGAACCAG CTTCCTCAAAAGTCAGTGGATGTAACTGCAATCAAGCAGAAGCTGTTATCTCAATATGATGTACTTCAGTCTCGCATCAAGGAACTAAAAGAAGCAGCAGAAAAAGAG GTATGGATGTTGGCTCGGATGTCTCAGCTGGAGAACAAAATTTTTGCTGTTGGAGAACTTTCTTATCG TGCTCGTATGGATAGGGTGAAAAGGGTCCGAGAAGGATTGGAAAAGTCACTCAAAGGACTGATTGGACTCATTGATAGCTATGCAAGA ATTTCTTCCatgattgaaattgaagttgaaatggACTCTGATGTTCTTGCTGCTGAAGCAATGAGCAATGTG gaaagcaTTGCTGAACAGATACAGAAAATTATGGAACTGGAAAATCTTGAAGAG AGATGGAGACTACAAGCTGAAGCAAATGATGAGGCTGAAAGACTACTTAGTTCCCAACCTGTACCAACTGAGCAGGTTTAG
- the LOC118034171 gene encoding UDP-glucose 4-epimerase 5 encodes MAKSILVTGGAGYIGSHTVLQLLLGGYSIVVVDNLDNSSDIALKRVKELAGDFGKNLVFHQVDLRDKPALEKIFARTKFDAVIHFAGLKAVGESVQKPLLYFNNNLTGTITLLEVMASHGCKQLVFSSSATVYGCPKEVPCTEEFPLSAASPYGRTKLFIEGICCDIYRSDSEWKIILLRYFNPVGAHPSGHIGEDPRGIPNNLMPYVQQIAVGRRPHLTVYGTDYSTKDGTGVRDYIHVIDLADGHIAALHKLSDANIGCEVYNLGTGKGTSVLEMVAAFEKASRKKIPLVMAARRPGDAEIVYAATEKAERELNWKAKYGIDEMCRDQWNWAGKNPYGYGSSDSTN; translated from the exons ATGGCGAAGAGTATTTTGGTTACCGGCGGTGCCGGTTACATAGGGAGCCATACGGTGCTGCAGCTTTTACTTGGCGGTTACAGCATCGTGGTTGTTGATAATCTCGACAACTCCTCTGATATTGCTCTTAAAAGAGTTAAAGAACTCGCCGGTGATTTCGGTAAAAACCTCGTCTTTCACCAG GTTGATCTCCGGGATAAGCCAGCACTGGAAAAAATTTTTGCCAGGACAAA ATTTGATGCTGTCATTCACTTTGCTGGGCTGAAAGCGGTTGGTGAGAGTGTGCAGAAACCATTGCTTTACTTTAACAACAATCTCACTGGAACAATTACCCTGCTAGAAGTCATGGCTTCCCATGGATGCAAGCAG TTGGTGTTTTCATCTTCAGCTACTGTTTATGGTTGCCCAAAGGAGGTTCCATGTACAGAAGAGTTTCCTTTGTCTGCTGCCAGCCCATACGGAAGAACCAAG CTCTTCATTGAAGGGATCTGCTGTGATATCTACCGTTCAGACTCTGAATGGAAGATCATTTTGCTTAGATACTTCAATCCAGTTGGTGCACATCCAAGTGGTCATATTGGCGAGGATCCACGTGGAATTCCAAACAATCTCATGCCCTATGTGCAGCAAATTGCTGTTGGCAGGCGGCCTCATCTAACCGTATATGGAACTGATTATTCAACTAAAGATGGTACTGGG GTACGTGATTACATTCATGTTATTGATTTAGCGGATGGGCACATTGCTGCATTGCATAAGCTCTCTGATGCTAATATAG GTTGTGAAGTGTACAACTTGGGAACAGGAAAAGGTACATCTGTTTTGGAGATGGTTGCGGCATTTGAAAAGGCATCTAGAAAG AAAATTCCCCTTGTAATGGCTGCGCGGCGACCTGGTGATGCTGAAATTGTGTATGCAGCAACAGAGAAGGCAGAACGTGAATTGAATTGGAA GGCAAAATATGGTATTGATGAGATGTGCAGGGATCAATGGAACTGGGCCGGCAAGAACCCTTATGGCTATGGATCTTCTGACAGCACTAACTAA
- the LOC118034162 gene encoding uncharacterized protein isoform X2: MTVNLGSSSCLSLLFSHSPPPVSKLFPKPNYTTTATLISLVFSFNKTTPFLSTSRTPSLKPLPFSLSQSDNEIVDNTNSVLSLNEESLSRVSAAKDANEALQIIAEITNRSNGLVSVTDCCGIITAAIDRCNADLALSVFYAMRSSFDQGDAEIERWKWSRPDVSVYTSLVQGLAAALKVSDALKMIDYICRIGVSPSEEVPFGKVVRCPTCMIAVAVAQPQHGIQIASCAKCRYQYELVSGDITSIDSEAISMDLPAWERGLRFLQIMKQSIPAAVHSIVVQTPSGMARTQRFATETVDLPAQEGERVTISSAAPSNIYRNVGPFKFSPKAPNVYPGEPLCLMNHENDRESLLLRAPVKDEKLSLLNPSVLVPLLAVLATGDAASGIIDPSLPQFLLVAAISSLGVGATLNKLVLPRLNQLPQKSVDVTAIKQKLLSQYDVLQSRIKELKEAAEKEVFPCIP; encoded by the exons atgacagTAAACTTAGGCTCCTCCTCCTGCCTCTCTCTCTTGTTCTCACACTCTCCTCCTCCAGTCTCCAAACTCTTTCCAAAACCAAACTACACTACTACAGCCACTCTCATCTCCCTcgtattttctttcaataaaacCACTCCATTCCTTTCCACTTCAAGAACACCGTCTTTAAAACCACTCCCTTTTTCCCTAAGCCAATCCGATAACGAAATCGTTGACAACACCAACTCTGTGTTATCACTAAACGAAGAGTCACTTTCTAGAGTCTCCGCTGCTAAAGACGCCAATGAAGCATTACAAATTATCGCCGAAATTACTAACAGAAGCAACGGTTTAGTTAGTGTAACCGATTGTTGTGGTATTATAACTGCCGCCATTGATCGCTGCAATGCCGATTTggctctctctgttttttacgCTATGCGTTCCAGCTTCGACCAAG GTGATGCTGAGATTGAGAGATGGAAATGGTCACGGCCGGATGTCAGTGTTTACACGTCATTAGTTCAAGGTCTTGCTGCGGCTTTGAAGGTTTCTGACGCTCTTAAAATGATTGATTATATTTGCCGCATTGGAGTGTCGCCTAGCGAAGAG GTTCCGTTCGGGAAGGTAGTGAGATGTCCAACTTGTATGATAGCTGTTGCTGTTGCACAACCTCAGCATGGCATTCAG ATTGCATCTTGTGCCAAGTGCCGATACCAGTATGAGCTTGTTTCTGGGGATATCACTAGTATTGACTCAGAAGCAATCAG CATGGATCTTCCAGCTTGGGAAAGGGGGCTGAGATTTTTGCAAATAATGAAGCAAAGTATTCCTGCAGCTGTTCACTCCATTGTG GTACAGACCCCTTCTGGTATGGCACGTACACAGAGATTTGCTACTGAAACAGTCGACCTTCCAGCACAAGAAGGTGAAAGGGTGACCATTTCTTCAGCAGCTCcatcaaatatttatagaaatGTTGGCCCCTTTAAATTTAGTCCAAAGGCGCCCAATGTATACCCTGGAGAACCTTTGTGCCTGATGAACCATGAAAATGATCGGGAGTCACTTCTGTTACGAGCCCCTGTAAAAGATGAAAAGTTATCCTTGCTTAACCCTTCTGTCCTTGTTCCACTTCTTGCTGTCTTGGCTACTGGAGACGCTGCATCTGGTATTATTGATCCCAGCTTGCCCCAGTTCCTTTTAGTTGCTGCTATTTCTTCTCTGGGTGTTGGAGCTACTCTAAATAAACTAGTTCTCCCGAGATTGAACCAG CTTCCTCAAAAGTCAGTGGATGTAACTGCAATCAAGCAGAAGCTGTTATCTCAATATGATGTACTTCAGTCTCGCATCAAGGAACTAAAAGAAGCAGCAGAAAAAGAGGTATTCCCGTGCATACCATGA